The following are from one region of the Petrotoga mobilis SJ95 genome:
- the atpD gene encoding F0F1 ATP synthase subunit beta gives MQDQKGKIISVIGPVVDVKFPEGQLPNVYDALKVKNEYSGEELILEVEQLIGDDTARCVAMDSTDGIRRGQEVINTLEPIKVPVGDTTLGRMVNLLGKPIDEKGDVEGEEYWPIHRDPPSLNEQDTSIEILETGIKCIDLLAPFPRGGKIGFFGGAGVGKTVLVMELIRNIAKEHQGISVFAGVGERTREGNDLWLEMQETGVIDSTALVFGQMNEPPGARFRVPLTALTISEYFRDRQKKDVLLFIDNIFRFVQAGSEVSALLGRMPSAVGYQPTLASDMGQLQERITSTKDGSITSVQAIYVPADDFTDPAPATTFAHLDANINLSRRQSELGLYPAVDPLDSTSKMLDPNVVGQDHYSVAREVKEVLQRYEDLQDIIAILGIEELSEEDRQIVNRARRIQRFLTQPFFVAERFTNYSGKYVNVEDTIKGFKEILEGKHDDLPESAFYMVGTIEEAVEKAKKMNE, from the coding sequence ATGCAAGATCAAAAGGGTAAAATAATATCTGTCATTGGACCTGTCGTCGATGTGAAATTTCCCGAAGGCCAGCTACCTAACGTTTACGATGCTTTAAAAGTAAAAAACGAGTACTCAGGTGAAGAATTAATACTTGAAGTTGAGCAATTAATCGGAGACGATACAGCTAGATGTGTTGCAATGGATTCTACGGATGGTATAAGAAGAGGTCAAGAGGTTATCAACACGCTAGAGCCAATAAAAGTTCCCGTTGGAGATACCACATTGGGAAGAATGGTCAACCTTTTGGGGAAACCTATCGATGAAAAAGGAGACGTTGAAGGGGAAGAATACTGGCCAATCCACAGGGACCCTCCATCGTTAAATGAACAAGATACATCGATTGAGATTTTAGAGACGGGTATTAAATGTATAGATCTTTTGGCTCCATTCCCCAGAGGCGGGAAAATAGGATTCTTCGGTGGAGCTGGAGTAGGTAAGACCGTTCTTGTTATGGAACTTATAAGAAATATAGCTAAAGAACACCAAGGGATCTCTGTATTTGCAGGTGTAGGTGAAAGAACCAGGGAAGGTAACGACCTTTGGCTGGAAATGCAAGAGACAGGGGTTATTGATAGCACGGCGTTGGTGTTTGGTCAGATGAATGAACCCCCCGGGGCGAGGTTCAGAGTTCCTCTAACCGCGTTAACTATCTCAGAATACTTTAGAGATAGGCAAAAAAAAGACGTCTTACTTTTCATAGATAATATATTTAGGTTTGTACAAGCAGGATCAGAGGTGTCGGCTTTATTAGGAAGAATGCCCTCTGCTGTAGGATACCAGCCAACATTGGCATCGGATATGGGACAGTTGCAAGAGAGAATAACATCCACAAAAGATGGATCTATTACCTCTGTTCAGGCTATTTATGTTCCTGCGGACGATTTCACGGATCCCGCACCTGCCACTACTTTTGCCCATTTGGACGCAAATATAAACCTTTCAAGGAGACAGTCAGAATTGGGACTTTATCCCGCAGTTGATCCATTAGATTCCACATCAAAGATGTTGGATCCCAATGTAGTTGGCCAAGATCATTACTCGGTTGCAAGAGAAGTCAAAGAAGTTTTGCAAAGGTATGAAGATTTACAAGATATAATAGCGATTTTGGGTATAGAAGAATTATCAGAAGAAGATAGACAGATAGTGAATAGAGCCAGAAGAATTCAAAGATTCTTAACTCAGCCTTTCTTTGTTGCAGAAAGGTTTACAAATTATTCGGGTAAGTATGTTAATGTAGAAGATACTATCAAAGGCTTTAAAGAAATACTTGAAGGGAAGCATGATGATTTACCTGAAAGCGCCTTTTACATGGTGGGTACGATAGAAGAAGCCGTAGAGAAAGCGAAAAAAATGAATGAATGA
- the atpH gene encoding ATP synthase F1 subunit delta produces the protein MKASYFLASKYAQALLGTLEEKGEISRLDEYVEAFQRLKKALESSESLRDMVYSPLIPPKHIVSRMKDVSEFDDTIFVQFLEVLADKRRQNLIPFMSHILYQESLEREKVVEVRLVLPNEVSNTIINQVKQAIQNKTGRKIKLRTQFNEDLIGGLQLYIGDKFFDYSVKGFLQDIQSAYAPIGGGEIFES, from the coding sequence ATGAAAGCTTCTTATTTTTTGGCTTCAAAGTATGCCCAAGCCCTTTTGGGTACTTTGGAAGAGAAAGGTGAAATTTCAAGATTAGATGAATATGTAGAAGCGTTTCAAAGGTTAAAAAAAGCTCTCGAAAGTAGCGAATCTCTTAGAGACATGGTATATAGCCCGTTGATTCCGCCAAAACATATAGTTTCAAGAATGAAAGATGTATCAGAATTTGATGATACTATTTTTGTTCAATTTTTGGAAGTTCTGGCTGATAAAAGGCGTCAAAATTTGATTCCTTTTATGTCTCATATTTTATATCAAGAGAGTTTAGAGAGAGAAAAAGTTGTAGAAGTGAGGCTTGTGCTTCCTAATGAAGTAAGTAATACGATTATAAATCAGGTTAAACAAGCTATTCAAAATAAAACAGGAAGAAAAATAAAGTTAAGAACACAATTTAATGAAGATCTTATAGGTGGATTACAGTTGTACATCGGAGATAAGTTCTTTGATTACTCTGTAAAAGGATTTTTACAGGACATTCAATCTGCCTATGCCCCAATCGGTGGAGGTGAAATATTTGAGAGTTAA
- the atpF gene encoding F0F1 ATP synthase subunit B, with protein sequence MISFNLTSIVNLVGFLAFMFLMYRLLYKPYFDMTDKRKKEVEKNLNEAEKLRLEAQLKKEELDKQLSEADEKRREILSEADEQAKSIIKAAQGEAQEQRKFILDKAEKEAEEIKESAARELQSRIVSLAVTISSMILKEQIDKKKNEELIRRAINSLKDKGEL encoded by the coding sequence ATGATATCTTTTAACTTAACTTCCATAGTTAATTTAGTAGGTTTTTTGGCTTTCATGTTTCTTATGTACAGGTTGTTGTACAAGCCATATTTTGATATGACAGATAAAAGAAAAAAAGAAGTAGAGAAGAATTTGAATGAGGCTGAAAAATTAAGATTAGAAGCCCAATTAAAGAAAGAAGAATTGGATAAACAACTATCTGAAGCAGATGAAAAAAGGCGTGAAATTTTATCTGAAGCCGATGAGCAAGCTAAATCTATAATCAAGGCTGCTCAAGGAGAGGCTCAAGAGCAAAGGAAGTTTATTTTAGACAAAGCAGAAAAAGAGGCTGAAGAGATTAAAGAAAGTGCAGCAAGAGAACTGCAATCGAGAATTGTTTCTCTGGCTGTTACGATTTCTTCTATGATATTGAAGGAGCAGATCGATAAAAAGAAGAATGAAGAGTTGATAAGAAGGGCTATAAACAGTTTGAAAGACAAAGGGGAATTGTGA
- a CDS encoding AtpZ/AtpI family protein, whose amino-acid sequence MKKHDLRSLGYLNMIIYFAVIVLSNIFVGLLIGYLIYRFTDQQIWMVLLMFLGIISGLYSGIRELLKEVEKHERAEKKAERDRNENNSDNSG is encoded by the coding sequence GTGAAAAAACACGATCTACGTTCACTCGGTTATTTGAACATGATCATTTATTTTGCTGTAATAGTTCTGTCAAATATATTTGTTGGTCTTTTGATAGGATATTTAATATACAGGTTTACCGACCAGCAGATATGGATGGTCTTGTTGATGTTTTTAGGGATAATTTCCGGATTATATTCAGGTATAAGGGAGCTTTTGAAAGAGGTAGAGAAACATGAAAGAGCTGAAAAAAAAGCTGAAAGAGATAGAAATGAAAACAATAGCGATAATTCTGGTTGA
- a CDS encoding F0F1 ATP synthase subunit C — protein sequence MDLATMLQNLVTEGGSIGWGLYYLGKLLGAGVAMGIGAIGPGVGEGNIGAHAMDAMARQPEMSGNLTTRMLLAMAVTESTGLYSLVVALILLFVLP from the coding sequence ATGGATTTAGCTACAATGCTTCAAAATTTAGTTACTGAAGGTGGTTCCATTGGATGGGGTTTATATTATTTAGGAAAGTTATTGGGAGCAGGAGTTGCAATGGGAATAGGAGCTATAGGTCCTGGTGTTGGAGAAGGTAACATTGGAGCTCATGCAATGGACGCTATGGCAAGACAACCAGAGATGAGCGGGAATTTAACAACGAGGATGTTATTGGCAATGGCGGTTACAGAGTCAACGGGGCTTTATTCTTTGGTTGTTGCCTTGATTTTGTTGTTTGTTCTTCCATGA
- a CDS encoding protease complex subunit PrcB family protein: MTTTQIILVISLIVVAVGSVFFLLSPPLQSETKVEQEVMQEPTQGVEIGEKPVEAYNFDKGESMENYKVVDCYYKSQTPDVIIKKDDVEVNNVSGVPFVVCISAGERKTGGYDLSLNDIRINKDNFQIFIDLFLKVPVKGEMVTQAFTYPSIAVEINEVLDVGEWEVIVTIEQKNGEPLLLRKNFTFSN, encoded by the coding sequence ATGACCACAACTCAGATAATTTTAGTAATTTCGTTAATTGTTGTGGCGGTTGGTTCTGTGTTTTTCTTATTATCCCCACCATTACAAAGTGAAACAAAGGTTGAACAAGAAGTTATGCAAGAACCTACCCAGGGAGTAGAAATAGGGGAAAAACCTGTAGAAGCTTACAACTTCGACAAAGGGGAAAGTATGGAGAATTATAAGGTTGTAGATTGCTATTACAAGAGTCAGACACCCGATGTAATAATCAAAAAAGATGACGTTGAAGTTAACAATGTGAGTGGCGTTCCTTTTGTTGTTTGTATTAGTGCAGGTGAAAGAAAAACAGGAGGGTACGATCTTTCTTTGAATGACATCAGGATAAACAAAGATAACTTTCAAATTTTTATAGATTTGTTTTTAAAGGTGCCAGTTAAAGGGGAGATGGTCACACAAGCATTTACGTATCCTTCAATAGCGGTAGAAATTAACGAAGTTTTGGATGTAGGAGAGTGGGAAGTGATTGTAACCATTGAACAGAAGAATGGTGAACCATTGTTGTTGAGGAAGAATTTTACATTTTCTAATTAA
- a CDS encoding aminopeptidase, producing the protein MDLTELEKSLTFQKKSVWSKRNKEDIDRYTSQYKDFINFSKTERKAATYSVELLEKNGFKPLSHYVNLGKIEKGDKVYFVNRDKAVFALKYNNPLKDGINIVGAHIDSPRFDLKPEPIVEDENIAMAKTHYYGGVKKYHWFNIPLELHGVVIKSDGSKIEVSIGQDENDPVFVISDLLPHLDRDLANKKVSEAFEAEKMNVLVGTTAISYDETDKIKNPVKLNILKILNDKYGIVEEDLVSAELEIVPALPARDVGLDKSLLASYGHDDRVCAYTGLTALIDAQTSVKNPAVLLVDKEEIGSDGNTGAKNHFWIYVLKKIAALAKEEELLQNIEEILTNSTLLSADVSAAVDPNYKEAHDLSNAPKLGYGITLMKYTGSGGKGRTNDANAELVGKVRNLFNKEGISWQIGELGKVDRGGGGTIALFFSEKGLDVLDAGVPLLGMHSPYEVASKADIYETYLAYKTFYEKFGK; encoded by the coding sequence ATGGACCTAACAGAGTTAGAAAAAAGTTTAACTTTTCAAAAGAAAAGTGTATGGAGCAAAAGAAACAAAGAAGATATCGATAGGTATACTTCACAGTACAAGGATTTTATCAACTTTTCTAAAACTGAAAGAAAGGCAGCTACATACTCAGTGGAGCTCCTTGAAAAAAACGGTTTCAAACCTCTTTCTCATTACGTGAACTTAGGAAAGATAGAGAAAGGGGATAAAGTTTACTTTGTAAACAGAGATAAAGCGGTATTCGCTCTCAAGTACAACAATCCTTTGAAGGATGGTATCAACATAGTAGGTGCCCACATAGATTCGCCAAGGTTTGATTTGAAACCCGAGCCAATAGTGGAAGATGAGAATATTGCAATGGCAAAGACTCATTATTATGGTGGAGTGAAGAAGTATCACTGGTTCAACATACCTCTTGAATTACATGGCGTAGTAATAAAAAGCGATGGAAGTAAAATAGAGGTTTCCATAGGACAAGACGAAAACGATCCCGTATTTGTAATATCAGATTTACTGCCACATCTCGATAGAGATTTGGCTAATAAAAAGGTTTCGGAAGCATTTGAAGCCGAGAAAATGAATGTATTAGTTGGTACTACTGCTATTTCCTACGATGAAACCGATAAGATTAAAAATCCAGTTAAGTTAAATATCTTGAAGATTTTGAACGATAAATATGGAATCGTAGAAGAAGACTTAGTTAGTGCTGAATTGGAAATCGTTCCTGCACTTCCTGCTAGAGATGTAGGATTGGATAAAAGCCTTTTAGCTTCCTACGGACACGACGATAGGGTCTGTGCCTACACAGGATTGACCGCTTTAATCGATGCTCAAACATCTGTAAAAAACCCGGCAGTTTTACTAGTCGACAAAGAAGAAATAGGTAGCGATGGAAATACAGGAGCAAAAAATCATTTCTGGATCTACGTTTTGAAGAAAATTGCCGCTTTAGCAAAAGAAGAAGAACTACTTCAAAACATAGAAGAAATTCTCACCAATTCTACTTTGCTTTCAGCCGATGTATCAGCTGCTGTAGATCCAAATTACAAAGAAGCTCACGATCTATCCAACGCTCCAAAATTGGGTTACGGTATAACTCTTATGAAATACACAGGTTCAGGAGGCAAAGGAAGAACAAACGATGCAAATGCTGAATTAGTAGGAAAAGTTAGAAACCTTTTCAACAAAGAAGGCATATCTTGGCAAATAGGAGAACTGGGAAAGGTAGACAGAGGCGGAGGAGGAACCATAGCCCTTTTCTTTTCTGAAAAAGGTTTAGACGTTTTGGATGCTGGCGTGCCGCTTTTGGGGATGCACTCTCCGTATGAAGTGGCATCAAAAGCGGATATATACGAAACTTATTTGGCATATAAAACTTTTTACGAAAAGTTTGGAAAATGA
- the atpA gene encoding F0F1 ATP synthase subunit alpha has translation MRVNPDELTKVIEERIKSYESGEIKEIGWVMQVSDGIVRAYGLKDVMTNELVEIETSEGEKIYGIAMNLEEDNVGIITLGDYKGIKEGDKLVRTNRIIEVPVGEKLLGRVVNPLGMPLDGKGEINTDDFYPIERKAMGVVTRKPVDTPLQTGLKVLDALIPIGRGQRELIIGDRQTGKTAIATDTIINQKGKNVFCIYVSIGQKSSGLARTIDNLEKYGAMDYTVVVAADASDPASLQYIAPYAGAAIGEYFMFNGKDALVIYDDLTKHAAAYREISLLLRRPPGREAYPGDIFYLHSRLLERASRLNENYGNGSLTALPIIETQANDISAYIPTNVISITDGQIYLETGLFNAGIRPAVNIGLSVSRVGGDAQTKAMKRVAGSLKLDLAQYRELESFTQFAADLDEATKKQLTKGEKLTELMKQPQYSPMEMEEQVAVIYAANEGYLDQIPTDRISDFERQFLAYLKENYRDTLNKIRESKDIADEIKKELNEAISKFLNVFR, from the coding sequence TTGAGAGTTAATCCAGATGAGTTGACAAAAGTAATAGAAGAGCGTATTAAAAGTTATGAAAGTGGAGAGATAAAAGAAATAGGATGGGTAATGCAGGTAAGCGATGGTATCGTTAGGGCTTACGGTTTGAAGGATGTTATGACCAACGAATTGGTTGAAATAGAAACATCTGAAGGTGAAAAGATCTACGGTATAGCTATGAATTTAGAAGAAGATAACGTTGGTATTATTACCTTGGGAGATTATAAAGGAATAAAAGAAGGAGACAAATTAGTTAGAACCAACAGAATAATAGAAGTACCCGTTGGTGAAAAGTTGCTAGGTAGAGTTGTTAATCCTTTAGGTATGCCATTGGATGGAAAGGGTGAAATAAACACCGATGATTTTTATCCAATTGAAAGAAAGGCAATGGGTGTTGTAACTAGAAAACCCGTTGATACACCTCTTCAAACTGGGTTGAAAGTGTTGGATGCCTTGATCCCTATAGGAAGAGGTCAAAGAGAGCTTATAATCGGAGATAGACAAACTGGTAAAACCGCTATAGCTACTGATACAATTATAAACCAGAAAGGGAAAAATGTTTTTTGTATTTATGTTTCGATTGGGCAAAAGTCATCAGGTTTAGCAAGAACTATCGATAATTTAGAGAAGTATGGTGCAATGGACTACACTGTAGTAGTGGCAGCAGATGCTTCAGATCCTGCCTCTTTACAGTATATAGCTCCTTACGCTGGTGCAGCAATTGGAGAATATTTTATGTTTAATGGTAAGGATGCGTTGGTAATTTATGATGATCTAACCAAACATGCCGCTGCTTACAGGGAGATATCACTTTTACTTAGAAGGCCGCCAGGAAGGGAAGCTTATCCCGGAGATATTTTTTATTTGCATTCCAGATTGTTGGAAAGGGCGTCTAGGTTGAACGAAAACTATGGAAATGGATCTTTGACAGCTTTACCAATAATCGAGACACAGGCGAACGATATTTCTGCATATATTCCTACCAACGTTATTTCAATAACGGATGGCCAGATCTATTTAGAAACAGGGTTGTTTAACGCAGGGATAAGACCTGCTGTTAACATAGGTTTATCTGTTTCAAGGGTCGGTGGAGATGCCCAGACGAAGGCGATGAAAAGGGTAGCTGGATCTTTAAAATTAGACTTAGCACAGTACAGAGAGTTAGAATCCTTCACTCAGTTTGCTGCTGATCTTGATGAGGCAACAAAGAAACAGCTAACAAAAGGAGAAAAGCTCACTGAATTGATGAAGCAACCACAGTATTCACCAATGGAGATGGAAGAACAAGTTGCCGTTATTTACGCTGCCAATGAAGGTTATTTGGATCAGATCCCTACAGATAGAATAAGTGATTTTGAAAGACAATTTTTAGCTTATCTTAAAGAAAATTATAGGGATACCTTAAATAAGATAAGAGAGAGCAAAGACATAGCAGATGAGATAAAGAAAGAGCTGAATGAAGCAATCTCAAAATTTTTGAATGTGTTTAGATGA
- the atpC gene encoding ATP synthase F1 subunit epsilon — translation MFKFKVVTPEGVKYEEDVQYVEFKTKEGSMGTLTQRLPIVTSLRIAPVSIKKADNSVESFAIHGGILEMTGEEMTIVTTAAERSEDIDVEAARKAMESAQEQIKATEDQFKKIKLQTRIEKNLLRVNMSKRK, via the coding sequence ATATTTAAATTCAAAGTTGTTACCCCAGAAGGGGTAAAGTATGAAGAAGACGTTCAGTATGTAGAATTTAAAACAAAAGAGGGGTCTATGGGAACCTTAACTCAAAGGTTGCCAATAGTGACTTCTTTGAGAATCGCCCCTGTATCAATAAAAAAAGCAGATAACTCAGTTGAGAGTTTCGCCATCCATGGTGGTATTTTGGAGATGACGGGGGAGGAAATGACCATTGTTACCACCGCTGCTGAAAGATCGGAAGATATAGATGTTGAAGCCGCAAGGAAAGCTATGGAAAGTGCCCAAGAACAGATTAAAGCAACGGAAGATCAATTTAAAAAAATAAAATTACAAACAAGAATTGAGAAGAATCTTTTGAGGGTCAATATGTCAAAGAGAAAGTAA
- the atpG gene encoding ATP synthase F1 subunit gamma produces the protein MSRGNLRAIKRRIASTESTMQITRAMQMVATARLNKIQKRWKDVKDYSNYAERILKKVPFVEESLYTQNSEGSLIFVITPDMGLAGSFPSDLVKEALRVKSKLEDFKGYFALGAKGYSGLKSETVLEKEINLFDIPKVDHAEYLLDIIFQIMENKGISKVKVVHGELKNALIQLPKTYDLLPITKDKFEIDARYEYEPEEEKVFEDAAYQYLLSKMYLFLFETKLSELHARQNAMKNATDNAHDLIEELNLEYNKQRQASITQELIEIVNGANMQ, from the coding sequence ATGAGTCGTGGTAATTTAAGAGCCATTAAAAGAAGGATCGCCTCTACAGAATCTACTATGCAAATAACAAGAGCCATGCAGATGGTTGCTACAGCTAGGCTCAACAAAATACAGAAGCGATGGAAAGACGTAAAAGATTATTCTAATTACGCAGAAAGAATTCTAAAAAAAGTTCCCTTTGTTGAAGAAAGCTTATACACTCAAAATAGTGAAGGTTCTTTAATCTTTGTGATCACCCCAGACATGGGTTTAGCTGGCTCTTTTCCATCTGATCTAGTTAAAGAAGCTTTAAGGGTGAAATCTAAGCTGGAAGATTTTAAAGGATACTTTGCATTGGGTGCAAAGGGCTATTCAGGTTTAAAGAGTGAAACAGTCTTGGAAAAAGAGATAAATTTATTCGACATTCCAAAGGTTGATCATGCGGAGTATTTGCTGGACATTATTTTTCAAATTATGGAAAATAAAGGCATTAGCAAGGTGAAGGTTGTGCATGGAGAGTTAAAAAATGCCTTGATACAGTTACCGAAAACTTATGATCTACTTCCAATAACAAAAGATAAATTTGAAATAGATGCCAGATACGAATACGAACCCGAGGAAGAGAAAGTGTTTGAAGATGCTGCATATCAGTATCTTCTCTCTAAAATGTATCTATTTTTATTTGAAACCAAGTTGAGTGAACTTCATGCTCGCCAGAACGCAATGAAAAACGCCACAGATAACGCGCATGATTTAATAGAAGAGTTGAACCTTGAATACAACAAGCAAAGACAAGCCTCTATTACCCAAGAATTGATAGAGATTGTTAATGGGGCGAATATGCAATAG
- the atpB gene encoding F0F1 ATP synthase subunit A, producing the protein MTNDRLKKFTIFLFAAYIVLGVINFFVFDMSLEGVGDRWIVYFGDGGFFGQLNPMTLIMSFAVMLLLILVARSIHFERIPGRLQAAVETFFDYFWEMVEDSVPNPKYRRQTFVIAMSFFLYISVSNVLGGMPGINVVPVENGLNVQLFTDTWYTPTSDLNVNLTYALMVLVVSHFFAARSKGVLKWLKSFFEPNPLLFPINIISEIAKPISHSLRLFGNVMGGGILVLIISYMLKYFVLPVFLWGFFGWFIGLIQAFVFSLLTIAYIGSLLE; encoded by the coding sequence TTGACGAATGATAGATTGAAGAAATTTACCATCTTTCTTTTTGCCGCTTATATAGTTTTGGGGGTAATTAACTTTTTTGTTTTCGATATGAGTTTAGAGGGTGTTGGGGATAGATGGATTGTTTATTTTGGTGATGGTGGGTTCTTTGGTCAGTTGAACCCAATGACGTTGATAATGTCTTTTGCTGTTATGTTATTGTTGATTTTAGTTGCCCGGAGTATACATTTTGAGAGGATTCCTGGAAGGTTACAAGCTGCTGTAGAAACCTTTTTTGATTATTTTTGGGAGATGGTGGAAGATTCTGTGCCCAACCCTAAGTATCGGAGACAAACTTTTGTAATAGCTATGAGTTTTTTTCTGTATATAAGTGTTTCAAATGTCCTTGGTGGGATGCCTGGAATAAACGTGGTACCAGTTGAAAATGGATTGAATGTGCAGTTGTTCACGGATACCTGGTACACACCTACCTCTGATTTAAATGTAAATCTTACGTATGCCTTGATGGTTCTAGTGGTTAGCCACTTTTTTGCTGCAAGGTCTAAAGGCGTACTTAAATGGCTTAAATCTTTCTTTGAACCCAATCCATTGTTGTTTCCTATCAATATAATCAGTGAAATAGCTAAACCAATTTCTCATTCTTTGAGGTTATTTGGCAACGTCATGGGTGGTGGGATATTGGTGTTGATTATTAGTTATATGTTGAAATATTTCGTTTTACCTGTGTTCTTGTGGGGTTTTTTTGGTTGGTTTATTGGTCTAATTCAGGCTTTTGTTTTTTCTTTGTTAACTATTGCGTATATTGGATCATTGCTGGAATAA